Proteins from one Chitinophaga oryzae genomic window:
- a CDS encoding protoglobin domain-containing protein, with protein sequence MINAAERSSMIPEPQSTSVDAQVLIKIKRMMLFTQEDEQYLTMAGALLAPHAGEILNRWYEHIVSNNYLSHYFTNSGAPDLDYLNSLRPHFNTWITALCNRSDSHRWWEFEERIARQLQLRNVPLDDLHAISPVYLRYMTTFVFPVSEAGRFFIDRAGYDAATTAAIHQAWFKAVSLSALLWIYPEGKPAPF encoded by the coding sequence ATGATTAACGCAGCTGAACGGTCATCAATGATTCCGGAGCCCCAAAGCACTTCTGTTGATGCACAGGTATTGATTAAGATCAAACGCATGATGCTGTTTACGCAAGAGGACGAACAATATCTGACGATGGCGGGTGCGCTGCTGGCGCCTCATGCCGGGGAGATACTGAACCGGTGGTATGAGCATATTGTCAGTAACAATTACCTGTCACATTATTTCACGAACAGCGGCGCGCCGGACCTGGATTATCTGAACAGTCTCCGCCCGCATTTTAACACCTGGATCACTGCCTTATGTAACCGGAGCGACAGTCACCGGTGGTGGGAATTTGAAGAACGTATTGCGCGGCAGCTACAACTAAGGAATGTGCCACTGGATGACTTGCATGCGATATCGCCGGTATATCTTCGGTACATGACAACTTTCGTGTTCCCGGTAAGTGAAGCCGGCCGTTTTTTTATTGATCGTGCGGGATATGATGCAGCAACAACCGCCGCCATTCACCAGGCGTGGTTTAAAGCAGTGAGTCTGAGCGCTTTATTATGGATTTACCCCGAAGGAAAGCCGGCGCCTTTCTGA
- a CDS encoding chloride channel protein, whose product MKNILTLLYRNGLGTNSVLSGDKENFEIVPREGHLRRAGYLTALGAAAGMLTAGLGIALQWLIRMIASLAFFGKPSTDMVNPAESEAGSWLLLIPLLGAGVSLLLTRKGMPLGKLPALAVNIGTGAPVGTEGPIMLAAGAFALQGRQQLRISAAEARILMVAGAASGVAWYFGAPVSALLLALELWLGSWSLITILPVVAGILVGVLARYGLYNMEPFFTMGTGPDLNSKALLVYLVLGLIIGLMAAGIIRASRGLTRLAERLQRHHPWWLLLFALPVGILGYLAPESLGNGEMYGSYLLQAHVTLQLLFVAGVVKLIAWLFFMSGNNTGTTITPLLIMGGAIGLLLAVAAQFMCPGVVINPVMASLIGMGALFAGVTRAWLSAIVLMLELTHCLPAAAPVAGTAIVAFAVSWPLIKTRRTA is encoded by the coding sequence ATGAAAAACATCCTGACACTCCTATATAGAAACGGTCTTGGTACCAACTCTGTACTATCCGGAGACAAAGAAAATTTTGAAATAGTTCCCCGGGAGGGGCATTTACGACGTGCGGGGTACCTCACGGCACTGGGCGCCGCGGCGGGAATGCTTACGGCAGGCCTCGGAATAGCGCTTCAGTGGCTCATCCGGATGATTGCCAGCCTGGCTTTCTTCGGAAAGCCGTCAACAGACATGGTAAATCCGGCGGAGAGCGAAGCCGGTAGCTGGCTGCTGCTGATTCCCCTGCTCGGTGCGGGCGTATCCCTGCTGCTGACCAGAAAGGGCATGCCATTGGGGAAACTGCCGGCACTGGCGGTAAACATCGGCACCGGGGCGCCGGTAGGCACGGAAGGCCCCATCATGCTTGCTGCCGGCGCTTTTGCGCTGCAGGGCCGGCAGCAACTGCGGATCTCCGCTGCGGAGGCCCGTATATTGATGGTGGCAGGCGCGGCTTCGGGCGTAGCCTGGTACTTCGGGGCGCCGGTATCGGCACTGCTGCTGGCATTGGAACTGTGGCTCGGCAGCTGGTCGCTGATCACCATCCTGCCTGTCGTGGCAGGCATCCTGGTGGGCGTCCTCGCCCGTTACGGCCTGTATAACATGGAACCTTTCTTTACGATGGGCACCGGCCCGGACCTGAATAGCAAAGCCTTGCTGGTATACCTGGTGCTGGGATTGATCATTGGCCTGATGGCTGCCGGTATCATCCGGGCTTCCCGCGGACTGACGCGGCTGGCGGAACGCCTGCAACGGCACCATCCATGGTGGCTGCTGCTGTTTGCCCTCCCGGTGGGCATACTGGGGTACCTGGCGCCTGAAAGCCTGGGTAACGGTGAAATGTATGGCAGCTACCTGCTGCAGGCGCATGTGACCTTACAGCTGTTATTCGTGGCGGGCGTAGTAAAACTGATTGCCTGGCTGTTCTTTATGAGCGGGAATAATACAGGGACCACCATCACCCCATTGCTGATCATGGGAGGCGCTATAGGATTGCTCCTGGCGGTGGCTGCCCAGTTTATGTGCCCGGGCGTGGTGATCAACCCGGTAATGGCTTCGCTGATAGGTATGGGCGCATTATTTGCCGGCGTAACAAGAGCATGGCTTTCTGCCATTGTACTGATGCTGGAATTAACACATTGCCTGCCGGCAGCGGCGCCGGTGGCGGGAACGGCCATCGTCGCTTTCGCCGTGTCATGGCCGCTGATAAAAACAAGGCGCACCGCCTGA
- a CDS encoding DMT family transporter — translation MAWLFLLIGGLFEIGFTISLKYSENFSKLWPSVSFFACITLSFLFLNKAINGGLPIGTSYAVWTGIGAAGTAIAGMIFFKEPAAMWRIFFLVMLIGSIVGLKAVSGGE, via the coding sequence ATGGCTTGGTTATTCCTGCTTATTGGCGGACTATTTGAAATTGGTTTTACGATTTCATTGAAGTACTCTGAGAATTTTTCAAAGCTGTGGCCTTCAGTAAGCTTTTTCGCCTGTATTACGCTCAGCTTCCTTTTCCTGAACAAAGCTATTAACGGCGGGTTGCCTATCGGCACTTCCTACGCTGTATGGACAGGCATTGGCGCAGCCGGTACAGCTATTGCAGGCATGATCTTTTTTAAAGAACCAGCCGCCATGTGGCGTATATTCTTTCTCGTGATGCTGATCGGTTCTATCGTCGGCCTGAAGGCTGTTTCCGGAGGCGAATAA
- the meaB gene encoding methylmalonyl Co-A mutase-associated GTPase MeaB, with protein MYQQYMDGLLRGEIKALARCISLVENEAPGYETLLEQLPDNSQTKVVGITGPPGAGKSTLVNALITHLLASGKKVAIIAVDPSSPFNFGALLGDRIRMAQHFGDPNVYIRSMASRGALGGLSPKIIEVSDLIKAAGFDYLFIETVGVGQSEVEIAGIADTTVVVVVPEAGDEIQTMKAGLMEIADIFVVNKADRDNADSFVKNLRLLAHSKQQEHWEIPVVKSIATQQEGINEIAAAIRRHHQAIQHQHQRRSLLLAEKAYQLIQHRRMHDISKKILQAEIQSHITQQSFNLYRYVSEKAGR; from the coding sequence ATGTACCAGCAATATATGGATGGACTTTTGCGTGGAGAGATAAAAGCGCTGGCCCGTTGTATTTCCCTTGTGGAAAATGAAGCTCCCGGTTACGAAACGCTGCTGGAGCAACTGCCGGACAACAGTCAGACAAAAGTAGTGGGGATTACCGGTCCTCCCGGCGCCGGCAAAAGCACGCTCGTTAACGCACTGATCACCCACCTGCTGGCATCCGGTAAAAAAGTAGCCATCATTGCCGTAGACCCCTCTTCCCCTTTCAATTTCGGCGCACTGCTGGGCGACAGGATCCGGATGGCGCAACACTTCGGAGATCCCAATGTATATATCCGTTCCATGGCAAGCCGCGGCGCACTCGGCGGCCTCAGTCCCAAAATCATTGAAGTCAGCGACCTGATTAAAGCTGCCGGCTTTGATTATCTTTTCATAGAAACAGTAGGCGTGGGGCAGAGCGAAGTGGAAATCGCAGGTATTGCCGACACCACCGTTGTAGTAGTGGTACCCGAAGCCGGTGATGAAATACAGACGATGAAGGCAGGGCTGATGGAGATTGCGGATATTTTCGTGGTCAACAAAGCGGACCGTGACAACGCGGACAGCTTTGTAAAAAACCTGCGACTGCTGGCGCACAGCAAACAGCAGGAACACTGGGAGATTCCCGTTGTCAAATCCATCGCCACCCAACAGGAAGGGATAAACGAAATTGCAGCCGCTATCCGCCGGCATCATCAGGCGATACAGCACCAGCATCAGCGGCGCTCCCTGCTGCTGGCTGAAAAAGCTTACCAGCTCATACAACACCGCCGCATGCATGATATCAGCAAAAAAATATTACAGGCGGAAATACAGTCACATATAACGCAACAATCATTTAACCTGTATCGTTACGTGTCAGAAAAGGCGGGTCGTTAA
- a CDS encoding glycosyltransferase family 2 protein: MLATTSTISLLISTYNWPAALALCLNSIKSQTILPNEVIIADDGSREDTRELINSIRKDFPVPLVHVWQEDKGFRLAQIRNKGIAQSTSDYIIQIDGDLILDKHFVEDHRNLAEPGYFITGSRALLSSSVTNRLLQAHEININYRATPFSHLFNALRFPALSRFLSKRYKVGGRHKYYVKGCNMSFWKKDLLTVNGYDENFTGWGMEDNDIAVRLLNAGVQKKFIKMGGVAYHLYHRENSRGKHQENMILVKAAVSSKKIKADKGILEYLIN; the protein is encoded by the coding sequence ATGTTAGCAACCACATCCACGATATCGTTGTTGATTTCTACCTATAATTGGCCAGCTGCCCTTGCCTTATGCCTAAATAGTATCAAATCACAAACCATCCTGCCCAACGAGGTGATCATCGCTGATGATGGATCCCGGGAAGACACCCGTGAGCTGATCAACAGCATCCGGAAAGACTTTCCGGTGCCGCTTGTTCATGTTTGGCAGGAGGACAAAGGATTCCGGTTAGCTCAGATCAGGAACAAAGGTATCGCCCAGTCCACTTCGGACTATATCATCCAGATAGACGGCGACCTTATCCTGGACAAACACTTTGTGGAAGACCACCGTAACCTGGCAGAACCGGGATATTTTATTACCGGCAGCCGGGCATTGTTGTCATCCAGCGTTACCAACAGGTTGCTGCAGGCGCATGAGATCAATATTAACTACCGGGCCACTCCCTTCAGTCACCTGTTCAACGCCTTACGATTTCCGGCGCTCAGCCGCTTCCTGTCTAAACGTTATAAAGTAGGCGGCAGGCATAAATATTATGTTAAAGGTTGCAACATGTCCTTCTGGAAAAAAGATCTTCTGACCGTCAACGGTTATGATGAAAACTTTACAGGCTGGGGCATGGAGGACAACGATATCGCAGTAAGATTGCTCAACGCCGGCGTACAAAAAAAATTCATTAAGATGGGCGGCGTTGCCTATCATCTTTATCACCGTGAAAACTCCCGTGGCAAACACCAGGAGAATATGATCCTGGTAAAGGCTGCCGTTAGCAGTAAAAAAATAAAAGCAGACAAGGGCATACTGGAATACCTGATCAACTAA
- a CDS encoding LON peptidase substrate-binding domain-containing protein, producing the protein MTNFISIFPLGIVVYPGEQLNLHVFEPRYKQLARECVAENKPFGIPAVIDKKIMEYGTLVTIEKVEKLYDNGEMDLITRGTSVFRTLEHIGDIPDKLYAGAIVNYPENHAGSNARLLDEVLHGIRELHAILQVHKKFPKEDARLTAYDLAHHAGLSLTEEYELLHLFYELQRLEYLKRHLHKVIPMMAEMERLKERVKLNGHFRNLSAGDL; encoded by the coding sequence ATGACAAATTTTATATCCATATTTCCCCTTGGTATTGTGGTGTATCCGGGAGAACAGCTGAATCTCCACGTATTTGAACCCCGGTACAAACAATTGGCCCGGGAATGCGTGGCCGAAAATAAGCCTTTTGGAATTCCGGCGGTAATTGACAAAAAAATAATGGAATATGGAACGCTGGTGACCATCGAAAAAGTGGAAAAATTATACGACAATGGTGAAATGGACCTCATAACCCGTGGTACCAGCGTTTTTAGGACCCTCGAACATATCGGGGATATTCCTGATAAATTATATGCCGGGGCTATCGTCAATTATCCGGAAAACCATGCGGGCAGCAATGCCCGCCTGCTGGACGAAGTATTGCACGGTATCCGGGAACTGCATGCCATCCTGCAGGTGCATAAAAAGTTTCCCAAAGAAGATGCCCGCCTTACGGCCTACGATCTCGCCCACCATGCCGGCCTGTCGCTCACGGAAGAATATGAACTGCTGCATCTTTTTTACGAATTACAGCGGCTGGAATACCTCAAACGCCACCTTCATAAAGTAATTCCCATGATGGCAGAAATGGAACGGCTGAAAGAACGGGTAAAACTAAACGGCCATTTCCGGAACCTGTCTGCCGGGGACCTGTAA
- the lptC gene encoding LPS export ABC transporter periplasmic protein LptC, translating to MIGKKLIYLCIALSAVACENDIQAVMDFDSKKAAVENGTNIEAIFSQRGKVNAKLTAPAMERSLDKPSYVKFKQGLKVLMFNDTLGVESTLTADTGRYMEDEGAIFLSKNVVVVNKKGDRLKTDELNWDPKKKVFYSTKEVFIKTPTDSLHGWGLIANEDFTDRKIINVSGPITVQDSLSMQ from the coding sequence ATGATCGGGAAGAAACTCATATATCTGTGTATTGCGCTGTCAGCGGTTGCCTGCGAAAATGATATCCAGGCGGTCATGGATTTTGATTCCAAAAAAGCAGCAGTGGAAAACGGTACCAATATCGAGGCTATCTTCAGTCAACGCGGAAAGGTAAATGCCAAACTGACGGCTCCCGCCATGGAAAGAAGCCTGGACAAGCCGTCTTATGTGAAGTTCAAACAAGGGTTGAAAGTGCTCATGTTCAATGACACATTGGGCGTTGAAAGTACCCTCACCGCCGATACCGGCCGCTACATGGAAGACGAAGGCGCCATATTCCTGTCCAAGAATGTGGTGGTGGTGAATAAGAAAGGCGACCGGCTGAAAACAGACGAGTTGAACTGGGACCCGAAGAAAAAAGTATTCTATTCCACAAAGGAAGTATTTATAAAAACCCCCACCGACTCTCTGCATGGCTGGGGATTGATTGCCAACGAAGACTTTACCGACAGAAAGATTATCAATGTGAGCGGCCCTATTACTGTTCAGGACAGCCTGTCCATGCAATAG
- a CDS encoding tRNA-binding protein, with amino-acid sequence MELINWQDFEKIEMRTGTIIEANDFPKARNPAYQLLIDFGPEIGMKRSSAQITRLYQKEELIGKQIIAVVNFPPKQIANFISECLVLGVVGDEKEVTLLQPGKPVQNGQRIA; translated from the coding sequence ATGGAATTGATCAACTGGCAGGATTTCGAGAAAATAGAGATGAGAACAGGAACCATTATTGAGGCGAATGACTTTCCCAAGGCTCGTAACCCGGCTTATCAGTTGTTGATAGATTTTGGTCCGGAAATCGGCATGAAAAGATCTTCCGCGCAGATAACCCGGCTGTATCAGAAAGAAGAACTGATTGGTAAGCAGATCATCGCTGTCGTCAATTTTCCCCCAAAACAAATCGCCAACTTTATCTCCGAATGTCTGGTACTGGGCGTTGTGGGTGACGAAAAGGAAGTTACCCTCCTCCAACCCGGCAAACCCGTTCAAAACGGTCAGCGGATCGCCTGA